A single window of Nicotiana tomentosiformis chromosome 1, ASM39032v3, whole genome shotgun sequence DNA harbors:
- the LOC138891527 gene encoding uncharacterized protein produces MPLTTGIEAVTSAQETQGQRVQQESTVVEENRFTSILTTTIPVSLHDPSYPPGLSLYPNCMIIAGTSVARSQSVPLTTNQTTTTIMPVFTIPQPTVVQKKTHESQFATQQEQYHSPEYHSYLFDLPAKIEKPAQKMAQEEMTQRMKSLEQQLKNMQGLAGQKSIAFKDLCMFPNVGLPLGFKIPKFEKYDGHGDPIAHLKRYCNQLRDVGRNEELLMAYFGESLTGVASEWFIDQDTSHWHV; encoded by the exons ATGCCATTGACAACTGGCATCGAAGCTGTTACAAGTGCTCAAGAGACTCAGGGTCAGAGGGTTCAACAAGAGTCTACTGTGGTTGAGGAAAATAGG TTCACATCCATTTTGACTACTACCATTCCGGTCTCATTGCATGATCCATCTTATCCACCTGGGTTGAGTCTTTATCCCAACTGTATGATTATAGCTGGAACTTCTGTTGCGCGCTCCCAAAGTGTGCCATTGACAACTAATCAAACAACCACTACTATTATGCCCGTCTTCACCATCCCACAGCCGACAGTGGTACAAAAGAAAACTCATGAGTCACAATTTGCTACCCAGCAAGAACAGTACCATTCTCCTGAGTACCACTCGTACCTATTTGATCTTCCTGCAAAAATTGAGAAGCCTGCCCAAAAGATGGCACAGGAAGAAATGACCCAAAGAATGAAAAGCTTAGAACAACAGTTGAAAAACATGCAAGGGTTGGCAGGTCAGAAGAGTATTGCCTTCAAGGATCTATGTATGTTCCCCAATGTTGgtttgccacttggtttcaagatccccaaatttgaaaagtatgatggacacggcgaccccATAGCTcacttgaaaaggtattgcaatcagCTAAGAGATGTTGGAAGAAATGAAGAATTActaatggcttattttggggaaagcctgacaggggtagcctctgaatggtttatTGATCAAGAcacctctcactggcatgtctag